Proteins from one Bacteroides mediterraneensis genomic window:
- a CDS encoding ParA family protein: MKKEPLFIAFSTQKGGAGKTTLTVLMASYLYYVKGYDVAIVDCDYPQFSLKDMRERDLKSIERNPHLRRAAYEQFKRLGKRAYPIVGSRPDHAVEAARPFVESETPPDFVFFDLTGTVNNMGLIKTVATMDYIFCPIAADRFIMESSLKYAGILNDTLVTTGKSNIKGIRLLWNMVDRREKTDLYDIYEKVIAGMGLEVLKTSLPDSKRFRKEGAEEGDRPLFRSTLLPPDRTLAKGSGIDALAEEILEIVNR; encoded by the coding sequence ATGAAGAAAGAACCCCTGTTCATCGCCTTCTCCACCCAGAAGGGAGGAGCCGGCAAAACGACACTCACCGTGCTGATGGCGAGTTACCTGTATTATGTGAAGGGATACGACGTGGCAATCGTGGACTGCGACTATCCCCAGTTCAGCCTGAAGGACATGCGCGAGCGTGACCTGAAGAGCATCGAACGCAACCCGCACCTGCGCAGGGCTGCCTACGAGCAGTTCAAACGCCTGGGCAAACGTGCGTACCCGATAGTCGGGAGCCGTCCGGACCATGCGGTGGAAGCGGCAAGGCCGTTTGTGGAATCGGAGACACCGCCCGACTTTGTATTCTTCGACCTGACGGGTACGGTAAACAACATGGGACTGATAAAGACGGTGGCGACGATGGACTACATATTCTGTCCCATAGCCGCCGACCGCTTTATCATGGAAAGCTCGCTGAAATATGCGGGCATACTGAACGACACGCTGGTGACGACGGGAAAGTCGAACATAAAGGGCATCCGCCTGCTGTGGAACATGGTGGACCGGCGCGAGAAGACCGACCTGTACGACATCTACGAGAAGGTAATCGCCGGAATGGGGCTTGAGGTGCTGAAGACGAGCCTGCCGGACAGCAAGCGTTTTCGCAAGGAAGGTGCCGAGGAAGGCGACCGCCCGCTGTTCCGCTCGACGCTGCTGCCTCCGGACAGGACACTGGCAAAGGGCAGCGGCATAGACGCGCTGGCGGAAGAGATACTGGAAATAGTAAACCGCTGA
- a CDS encoding DUF3408 domain-containing protein — MAKKLDVDIDPGKFLDSFRPEMPASAPEVEDKAEGNAGGKPAAERTKAPQKTPRTGKGKEEEYLERFLNAPKIPVCSGKTAYIRKSYHERIQRIVQVIGKNGLTLSVYVDRVLEEHFREYEEVIRKLYKKSYEDIY; from the coding sequence ATGGCAAAGAAACTCGATGTCGATATTGATCCCGGCAAGTTTCTGGACTCGTTCCGTCCGGAGATGCCCGCGTCCGCCCCCGAGGTGGAGGACAAGGCAGAAGGAAATGCGGGCGGAAAACCCGCAGCAGAGAGGACAAAGGCTCCACAGAAGACCCCAAGGACCGGAAAGGGAAAGGAAGAGGAATATCTGGAACGCTTCCTGAACGCCCCGAAAATCCCGGTATGCTCCGGCAAGACAGCCTATATACGCAAGAGCTACCACGAGCGGATACAGCGCATCGTGCAGGTCATCGGCAAGAACGGGCTTACCCTGTCGGTCTATGTGGACCGCGTACTGGAAGAGCACTTCCGCGAGTATGAGGAAGTGATACGCAAACTCTACAAAAAGAGCTATGAGGACATTTACTGA
- a CDS encoding conjugal transfer protein TraD produces the protein MPETKPQTATPAPNAATEIRSEEVDEKDVTFADEAQEDGTDAHRRRIPDEELDEVFTDRRVSDIAGYDGDEEPDAEPDTAEGFTFEDIDLAVRTAKKADATGDERRHAGMVFCEMKGNELFALIERSSEATRRRLDELMDYYLDSIPAPPAASTASAALRRPPAMPERFEDFNIRDYV, from the coding sequence ATGCCGGAAACGAAGCCACAGACTGCCACACCTGCGCCAAATGCCGCCACGGAAATACGAAGCGAAGAGGTGGACGAGAAGGACGTTACCTTTGCCGACGAAGCACAGGAGGACGGCACGGACGCACACCGCCGCCGGATACCGGACGAGGAGCTGGACGAGGTGTTTACGGACAGACGGGTGTCGGACATAGCCGGATATGACGGGGACGAAGAGCCGGATGCGGAACCGGATACTGCCGAAGGGTTCACGTTTGAGGACATCGACCTCGCCGTACGCACGGCGAAGAAAGCGGACGCCACGGGAGATGAACGGCGCCATGCAGGAATGGTATTCTGCGAGATGAAGGGCAACGAGCTGTTTGCCCTGATAGAACGCAGCTCAGAGGCGACACGCAGGAGACTGGACGAACTGATGGACTACTATCTGGACTCGATACCTGCCCCACCTGCCGCATCAACGGCAAGTGCCGCACTGAGAAGGCCGCCTGCCATGCCGGAGAGATTCGAGGATTTCAACATCCGCGACTATGTATAA
- a CDS encoding DUF4134 domain-containing protein has translation MTETSKKKQIILAVLLTAASISAFAQGNGMAGITEATNLVTSYFDPATKLIYAIGAVVGLIGGIKVYGKFSSGDPDTSKTAASWFGACIFLIVSATILRSFFL, from the coding sequence ATGACAGAAACATCGAAGAAAAAACAAATCATTCTGGCAGTCCTTCTGACGGCTGCCAGCATTTCCGCCTTTGCACAGGGCAACGGCATGGCGGGCATCACGGAGGCAACCAATCTTGTGACCTCGTATTTCGACCCGGCGACAAAGCTCATCTATGCCATCGGTGCGGTGGTGGGACTCATAGGAGGCATCAAGGTCTATGGCAAGTTCTCGTCCGGTGATCCGGACACGAGCAAGACCGCCGCAAGCTGGTTCGGAGCCTGTATCTTCCTGATTGTAAGCGCAACCATCCTGCGCTCGTTCTTCCTGTAA
- a CDS encoding DUF4133 domain-containing protein, which translates to MAEYPVNKGIGRPVEFKGLKAQYLFVFAGGLLAAFLLFVILYMAGVNQWVCIGLGVTAASAVVWLTFRLNAKYGQHGLMKLGAARMRPRYLLHRRRVSHLLRRKRKGRKE; encoded by the coding sequence ATGGCTGAATACCCGGTAAACAAGGGCATCGGTCGTCCGGTGGAGTTCAAGGGGTTGAAGGCGCAGTACCTGTTCGTGTTTGCGGGCGGGCTGCTTGCCGCCTTCCTCCTGTTTGTCATCCTGTACATGGCGGGCGTGAACCAGTGGGTCTGCATCGGCCTGGGAGTCACGGCGGCTTCCGCCGTGGTGTGGCTCACGTTCCGGCTGAACGCGAAGTACGGCCAGCACGGACTGATGAAGCTGGGCGCTGCACGGATGCGCCCGCGCTACCTGCTCCACCGCAGACGGGTGTCCCATCTGTTAAGACGAAAAAGGAAAGGAAGGAAAGAATGA
- a CDS encoding TraG family conjugative transposon ATPase, with product MRNVMKATTLESRFPLLAVEHGCIISKDADITAAFEVELPEVYTVTAEEYESIHATWCKAIKVLPDYSVLHKQDWYMKELYRPDWEKEGTGFLARSNGMHFNERPYLSHRSYLFLTKTTKERMRRQSNWSTLCRGHIIPKEIQDRETALKFMEAVEQFARILNDSGHVRLRRLRDDEITGTEKETGIIGRYLALTTEDTACLEDIAMSAEEMRIGDKRLCLHTLSDTEDLPAAVATDSRYERLSTDRSDCRLSFAAPLGLLLPCNHIYNQYVFVGNSDEELRRFEKSARNMQSLSRYSRQNAINCEWIEEYLNEAHSQGLKSVRAHFNVMAWSDDTEELKRIRNDVGSQLASMGCVPRHNTTDCPTLFWAGIPGNAADFPAEESFHTFVEQAVCLFAGETNYRDSPSAFGIRMADRISGKPLHIDISDLPMKRGITTNRNKFVLGPSGSGKSFFMNHLVRQYYEQGTHVVLVDTGNSYQGLCEMIHRRTHGKDGIYFTYTEEKPISFNPFYTDDGVFDVEKKDSIKTLLLTLWKSENEPATKTESAELGSAVNAYIQLLGQDKGIVPSFDSFYEYMRDVYRKEMEERYIKVEKSDFNIDNFLTTLRQYYRGGRYDFLLNSAENIDLLHKRFVVFEIDSIKDNAELFPVVTIIIMEAFINKMRRLKGVRKQLIVEEAWKALSSANMADYLRYMYKTVRKYFGEAIVVTQEVDDIISSPIVKESIINNSDCKILLDQRKYMNKFDQIQSLLGLTEKEKSQILSINQSNDPSRRYKEVWIGLGGTHSAVYATEVSMQEYLAYTTEETEKMEVRELAEKLGGDMEAAIRQVAERRKEERTGQ from the coding sequence ATGAGAAACGTAATGAAAGCCACCACACTGGAGAGCCGGTTCCCGCTGCTGGCGGTGGAACACGGGTGCATCATCTCGAAGGATGCAGACATTACCGCAGCCTTCGAGGTGGAGCTGCCGGAGGTCTATACCGTAACGGCGGAAGAATACGAGAGTATCCATGCCACGTGGTGCAAGGCAATCAAGGTACTGCCCGACTATTCGGTACTGCACAAGCAGGACTGGTATATGAAGGAACTGTACCGCCCCGACTGGGAGAAGGAAGGTACGGGCTTCCTGGCACGGAGCAACGGGATGCACTTCAACGAGCGCCCGTATCTGAGCCACAGGAGCTATCTGTTCCTGACCAAGACGACGAAGGAACGCATGAGGCGGCAGAGCAACTGGAGCACGCTGTGCCGCGGACATATCATCCCGAAGGAGATACAGGACAGGGAGACGGCGCTGAAGTTCATGGAGGCGGTGGAACAGTTCGCCCGCATCCTGAACGATTCGGGACACGTCCGCCTGCGCCGCCTGAGGGACGATGAGATTACGGGAACGGAAAAGGAAACGGGTATCATAGGCAGATACCTGGCACTGACGACGGAGGATACGGCGTGTCTGGAAGACATCGCCATGAGCGCGGAGGAGATGCGCATCGGCGACAAGCGCCTGTGCCTGCACACGCTGTCGGACACGGAAGACCTGCCGGCTGCGGTAGCCACGGACAGCCGTTACGAACGGCTCTCGACCGACCGCTCGGACTGCCGCCTGTCGTTTGCCGCCCCGCTGGGACTGCTGCTGCCCTGCAACCATATCTACAACCAGTACGTGTTTGTCGGCAACAGCGACGAGGAGCTGCGCCGCTTCGAGAAGTCGGCAAGGAACATGCAGTCGCTCTCGCGCTACAGCCGCCAGAACGCCATCAACTGCGAGTGGATAGAGGAATATCTGAACGAAGCCCACTCACAGGGGCTGAAGTCCGTCCGCGCCCACTTCAACGTGATGGCGTGGAGCGACGACACGGAGGAGCTGAAACGGATAAGGAACGACGTGGGGAGCCAGCTGGCCTCGATGGGATGCGTGCCCCGCCACAACACGACGGACTGCCCGACGCTGTTCTGGGCGGGCATACCGGGCAATGCGGCGGACTTTCCGGCGGAGGAATCGTTCCACACGTTTGTCGAGCAGGCAGTATGCCTGTTCGCCGGAGAGACCAACTACCGGGACTCGCCCTCGGCTTTCGGCATCCGCATGGCAGACCGTATCAGCGGCAAGCCGCTGCATATCGACATATCCGACCTGCCGATGAAGCGCGGCATCACGACCAACCGCAACAAGTTCGTGCTGGGACCGAGCGGAAGCGGCAAGTCGTTCTTCATGAACCATCTGGTGCGGCAGTATTACGAGCAGGGCACGCACGTGGTACTGGTGGACACGGGAAACTCCTATCAGGGACTGTGCGAGATGATACACCGCCGTACGCACGGAAAGGACGGCATCTACTTCACCTATACGGAGGAGAAGCCCATCTCGTTCAACCCGTTCTATACGGATGACGGAGTGTTCGACGTGGAGAAAAAGGACAGCATCAAGACGCTGCTGCTGACGCTGTGGAAAAGCGAGAACGAACCCGCCACGAAAACGGAATCGGCGGAGCTGGGAAGCGCGGTGAACGCCTATATCCAGCTGCTCGGTCAGGACAAGGGTATCGTGCCGTCGTTCGACTCGTTCTACGAATACATGCGGGACGTGTACCGCAAGGAAATGGAGGAACGCTACATCAAGGTGGAGAAGTCGGACTTCAACATCGACAATTTCCTGACCACCCTGAGGCAGTACTACCGGGGCGGACGCTATGACTTCCTGCTCAACTCGGCGGAGAACATCGACCTGCTGCACAAGCGGTTCGTGGTCTTCGAGATTGACTCGATAAAGGACAATGCCGAGCTGTTTCCGGTGGTGACCATCATCATCATGGAGGCGTTCATCAACAAGATGCGCCGGTTGAAAGGCGTAAGGAAACAGCTGATTGTGGAAGAGGCTTGGAAGGCCCTTTCATCGGCAAACATGGCTGACTACCTGCGATACATGTACAAGACGGTGAGAAAGTATTTCGGGGAGGCGATTGTGGTGACACAGGAAGTGGACGACATCATCAGCTCGCCCATCGTGAAGGAAAGCATCATCAACAACTCGGACTGCAAAATCCTGCTGGACCAGCGCAAGTACATGAACAAGTTCGACCAGATACAGTCGCTGCTGGGTCTGACGGAAAAGGAGAAGTCGCAGATACTCTCGATCAACCAGTCCAACGACCCGTCGAGGCGGTACAAGGAGGTGTGGATAGGACTTGGGGGCACGCATTCGGCGGTATATGCCACGGAGGTGTCGATGCAAGAGTATCTCGCCTATACGACGGAGGAGACGGAGAAGATGGAAGTACGCGAACTGGCGGAGAAACTGGGAGGCGACATGGAAGCTGCCATCCGTCAGGTGGCGGAGCGGCGGAAAGAGGAACGGACGGGACAGTGA
- a CDS encoding DUF3876 domain-containing protein: protein MNIKLTKTERLLLCGGLIGMASLMLQACDIMAKEDGDTRDRICGNWENAEAGPDILVYREGELYKVTLFRRKGVRRVLRPETYLLQREENGNLYMNTGFRIDVAYNEETDVLTFSPGGDYVRVNTDAGDGERTKEKENMQ from the coding sequence ATGAACATCAAACTGACAAAGACCGAAAGGCTGCTGCTGTGCGGCGGTCTGATAGGCATGGCATCGCTGATGCTGCAAGCCTGTGATATAATGGCAAAAGAAGACGGCGACACCCGCGACAGAATCTGCGGAAACTGGGAAAACGCGGAAGCCGGTCCCGACATACTGGTGTACAGGGAGGGAGAATTATATAAGGTGACACTGTTCAGACGCAAGGGCGTACGTCGCGTACTGAGACCGGAGACCTATCTGCTGCAGAGGGAGGAGAACGGCAACCTGTATATGAACACGGGGTTCCGCATTGACGTGGCATACAACGAGGAGACGGATGTGCTGACATTTTCGCCGGGCGGTGACTATGTCCGGGTGAACACGGATGCAGGTGACGGCGAAAGGACAAAGGAGAAAGAGAATATGCAATAG
- a CDS encoding DUF4141 domain-containing protein, translating into MRQKLKIPLIAVCLCLAGTGGANAQWVVSDPGNLAQSIINSAKEMVETAGTKANTLNGFLETKKVFEQGKAYYDALKSVHDVVKGGAKVAKSISLVMEISEIYVDNYQKMLSDENYTPEELAAISSGYAMLIDESSDVLQDLKNVVNVTGMSLTDAERLAIIDNAYRSLMNYRNLVRYYTNKTISVSYLRARKKNDMDRVMALYGNSNEKYW; encoded by the coding sequence ATGAGACAGAAACTGAAAATACCGCTGATTGCGGTCTGCCTGTGCCTTGCGGGGACAGGCGGGGCAAATGCCCAATGGGTGGTGTCCGACCCCGGAAATCTTGCGCAGAGCATCATCAACTCCGCCAAGGAGATGGTGGAGACAGCCGGGACGAAAGCCAACACCCTGAACGGCTTTCTGGAAACGAAGAAGGTGTTCGAGCAGGGAAAGGCGTATTACGACGCACTGAAATCGGTGCACGACGTGGTAAAGGGCGGCGCGAAGGTGGCGAAAAGCATCTCTCTGGTAATGGAAATATCGGAAATCTATGTGGACAACTACCAGAAGATGCTCTCGGACGAGAACTACACGCCGGAGGAGCTTGCCGCCATCTCGTCGGGCTATGCGATGCTGATAGACGAAAGCTCGGACGTGCTGCAGGACCTGAAGAATGTGGTGAACGTGACGGGCATGTCACTGACGGATGCGGAAAGGCTCGCCATCATAGACAATGCCTACCGCAGCCTGATGAACTACCGCAACCTCGTGCGCTACTACACGAACAAGACCATATCGGTGTCGTACCTGCGGGCGAGAAAGAAGAACGACATGGACCGGGTGATGGCACTCTACGGGAACTCCAACGAAAAATACTGGTAG
- the traJ gene encoding conjugative transposon protein TraJ: protein MGEFDNLHQILLSLYEEMMPLCSDMAGVAKGLAGLGALFYVAVRVWQSLARAEAIDVYPLLRPFAIGLCILFFPTIVLGTMNSVLGVIVQGTHSILEEQTFDMEKYREQKDRLEYEAMMRNPETAYLASDEEFDRQIDELGWSPSDMITMTGMYMDRAAYNIKKSVRDWFRELLELMFAAAALVIDTLRTFFLVVLSILGPVAFAFSVWDGFHSTLSAWFSRYIQIYLWLPVSDLFSTILAKIQILMLQNDIEAMQADPNFSVEASNGVYIVFLVIGIVGYFTIPTVAGWIIQAGGGVGSYNKNIGTAGALGGSLAGAAAGNVAGRTGKFIRKQAGRLLKRK from the coding sequence ATGGGAGAGTTTGACAACCTGCACCAGATACTCCTCTCGCTGTATGAGGAGATGATGCCGCTCTGCTCGGACATGGCAGGAGTGGCAAAGGGGCTTGCCGGACTGGGCGCCCTGTTCTATGTGGCGGTGCGCGTGTGGCAGTCGCTCGCCCGTGCCGAGGCGATAGACGTGTACCCGCTGCTGCGGCCGTTTGCCATCGGACTGTGCATCCTCTTCTTCCCGACCATCGTGCTGGGAACGATGAACTCCGTTCTGGGAGTAATCGTACAGGGGACGCACTCGATACTGGAGGAACAGACCTTTGACATGGAGAAGTACAGGGAACAGAAAGACAGGCTGGAATACGAGGCGATGATGCGCAACCCGGAAACCGCCTATCTCGCCTCGGACGAGGAGTTCGACCGCCAGATAGACGAGCTGGGCTGGTCGCCGTCGGACATGATCACCATGACGGGCATGTACATGGACCGTGCGGCGTACAACATCAAGAAGAGCGTGCGTGACTGGTTCCGCGAGCTGCTGGAGCTGATGTTCGCAGCTGCCGCCCTTGTCATCGACACGCTCAGGACGTTCTTCCTGGTGGTGCTGTCGATACTGGGACCCGTCGCCTTCGCCTTCTCGGTATGGGACGGCTTCCACTCCACGCTTTCGGCATGGTTCAGCCGCTACATACAGATTTACCTGTGGCTGCCCGTCTCCGACCTGTTCAGCACGATACTGGCGAAGATACAGATACTGATGCTCCAGAATGACATCGAGGCGATGCAGGCAGACCCGAACTTCTCGGTAGAGGCGAGCAACGGGGTGTACATCGTGTTCCTCGTTATCGGTATCGTGGGATACTTCACCATCCCGACGGTAGCCGGATGGATAATCCAGGCCGGTGGCGGAGTGGGCAGCTACAACAAGAACATCGGCACTGCGGGCGCCCTTGGCGGCAGTCTGGCAGGTGCGGCAGCCGGAAACGTAGCGGGACGCACGGGCAAGTTTATCAGAAAACAGGCCGGACGGCTGCTGAAAAGAAAATAG
- the traK gene encoding conjugative transposon protein TraK — MEFKSLNNIETSFRQIRLFGIIYTAVCAAVVICSVVCAFRFAEAQRQKIYVLDGGKSLMLALSQDLSQNRPAEAREHVRRFHELFFTLSPEKSAIEHNVKRALLLADRSAYNYYADFAEKGFYNRIIAGNINQVLQVDSVVCNFDHYPYEARTYARQMIIRESNVTERTLVTTCRLLNASRSDDNPNGFTIEGFTILENRDIRSMER, encoded by the coding sequence ATGGAGTTCAAGAGCCTGAATAACATAGAAACTAGTTTCCGGCAGATACGTCTGTTCGGAATCATTTACACGGCGGTATGTGCCGCCGTCGTCATCTGCTCGGTGGTATGCGCCTTCCGCTTCGCCGAAGCGCAGAGGCAGAAGATATACGTACTTGACGGGGGAAAGAGCCTGATGCTCGCCCTTTCGCAAGACCTGTCGCAGAACCGTCCGGCGGAAGCGAGGGAGCATGTGCGCCGCTTCCACGAGCTGTTCTTCACCCTCTCGCCGGAGAAGAGCGCCATCGAGCACAACGTGAAGCGTGCGCTGCTGCTGGCGGACAGAAGCGCGTACAACTACTACGCCGACTTTGCGGAAAAGGGATTCTACAACCGCATCATCGCGGGGAACATCAACCAGGTGCTCCAGGTGGACAGCGTAGTCTGCAACTTCGACCACTATCCCTATGAGGCACGCACCTACGCAAGGCAGATGATCATCAGGGAAAGCAACGTGACGGAGCGCACGCTGGTAACGACCTGCCGGCTGCTCAACGCGAGCCGCTCGGACGACAATCCGAACGGGTTCACCATAGAGGGATTCACGATACTGGAGAACAGGGACATCAGAAGCATGGAGAGATAG
- a CDS encoding TraL conjugative transposon family protein, whose amino-acid sequence MGKMNILTGKCAAVLREKLHRRLDALSPKARLATVAVMSAAFAAGCLYMTATAIASFGKGNGTMEIRHIKKPELPQKADLQEAYEHYHKNRMYGKGTEKE is encoded by the coding sequence ATGGGAAAGATGAATATTCTGACGGGAAAATGCGCTGCCGTTCTCAGGGAAAAACTGCACAGGAGACTGGACGCACTGTCGCCGAAGGCAAGGCTGGCGACGGTGGCAGTGATGTCCGCCGCCTTTGCCGCAGGCTGTCTGTACATGACCGCCACCGCCATTGCCAGCTTCGGGAAAGGAAACGGGACGATGGAGATACGGCACATAAAGAAACCGGAACTGCCGCAAAAAGCGGATTTGCAGGAAGCGTATGAACATTATCATAAAAACAGGATGTATGGAAAAGGAACAGAAAAGGAATGA
- the traM gene encoding conjugative transposon protein TraM, translating to MEKEQKRNETKEKRPLTEEQRQRRKKMLVYPLMVLTFLGCMWLIFAPSQKDGGKERQGLGFNTDMPLPENSGIIGDKAKAYEQQQLENRKKERRGMVGDLSAFWNDKTEGTDTADGTDDCRLAQPETSPKTGGSGIQTGIRSSAAANERLNTSLGTFYEPPKEDAEKKKLRQRIDELERMVMEQEKQPARMEEQVALLEKSYELAAKYQNGGNNAGQTARTDGTEMRESNAGEKKMKAEPVSGVRPSTVSALPQPLTDSAFIADYGGERNYGFHTAIGSTEAPGKNTIAACVQGDQTVTDGQTVRLRLLEPMRVSGRTIPRNTTLVGTARLQGERLEIGIGSLEHEGTIVGVELAVYDSDGQAGIFVPGSMETDAAKEIGANMGSSLGSSINISTDAGAQLASDLGKGVIQGVSQYISKRMRTVRVHLKSGYRVLLYQEK from the coding sequence ATGGAAAAGGAACAGAAAAGGAATGAGACAAAAGAGAAAAGACCGCTGACGGAAGAACAGCGCCAGCGGAGAAAGAAGATGCTGGTCTATCCGCTGATGGTGCTGACCTTTCTGGGGTGCATGTGGCTCATCTTTGCCCCCTCGCAGAAAGACGGCGGAAAGGAACGGCAGGGACTGGGATTCAACACGGACATGCCCCTGCCGGAAAACTCCGGAATCATCGGCGACAAGGCGAAGGCATACGAACAGCAGCAGCTGGAGAACAGGAAGAAGGAACGCCGGGGCATGGTGGGCGACCTGTCCGCGTTCTGGAACGACAAGACGGAAGGAACGGACACGGCAGACGGAACGGACGACTGCCGCCTGGCACAACCGGAAACATCGCCGAAGACGGGCGGAAGCGGAATACAGACAGGCATTCGCTCCTCGGCTGCCGCCAACGAGCGGCTGAACACCTCGCTGGGTACGTTCTATGAGCCGCCGAAGGAGGACGCCGAGAAGAAGAAGCTCAGGCAGCGCATCGACGAACTGGAACGCATGGTCATGGAACAGGAGAAACAGCCCGCAAGGATGGAGGAACAGGTCGCCCTGCTGGAGAAGTCGTACGAGCTGGCAGCGAAGTACCAGAACGGAGGAAACAATGCCGGGCAGACCGCACGGACCGATGGGACGGAAATGAGGGAAAGCAATGCCGGCGAAAAGAAAATGAAGGCTGAACCAGTGAGCGGCGTGCGCCCGTCAACGGTGTCCGCCCTGCCGCAGCCCCTGACAGATTCCGCCTTTATAGCGGACTACGGGGGCGAAAGGAACTACGGGTTCCACACTGCCATCGGCAGTACGGAGGCACCGGGAAAGAACACCATAGCAGCCTGCGTACAGGGCGACCAGACGGTAACGGACGGACAGACGGTAAGGCTGCGGCTGCTGGAGCCGATGCGGGTGTCTGGACGGACAATACCAAGGAACACGACCCTTGTGGGGACGGCACGCCTGCAGGGTGAGCGTCTGGAGATAGGTATCGGCTCGCTGGAGCATGAGGGAACCATCGTAGGTGTGGAACTGGCGGTGTACGACAGCGACGGACAGGCGGGCATCTTTGTGCCCGGCTCGATGGAAACGGACGCGGCAAAGGAAATCGGGGCGAACATGGGCAGTTCGCTCGGAAGCAGCATCAACATCTCGACCGATGCGGGGGCGCAGCTCGCCTCCGATCTGGGAAAGGGAGTGATACAGGGAGTCTCGCAGTATATATCGAAGAGGATGCGCACGGTAAGGGTGCATCTGAAATCGGGATACAGGGTGCTGCTGTATCAGGAAAAATAG
- the traN gene encoding conjugative transposon protein TraN, producing the protein MRKVMMMFALMTGIVCAGHAQEVKNDSTATTKAEELKLVKDVYPQTEEDGDLYHGLTRKLMFDRMIPPHGLEVTYDKTVHILFPSAVRYVDLGSPNLIAGKADGAENVIRVKATVRNFRTETNMSVITEDGSYYSFNVKYADEPLLLNVEMKDFIHDGSTVNRPNNAQEIYLKELGSESPMLVHLIMKSLHKENKRKVKHIGCKRFGIQYLLKGIYVHNDLLYLHTEIKNQSNVPFDVDYITFKIVDKKVAKRTAIQEQVLFPLRAYNYAVRVAGKKSESTVFCLQKFTIPDGKQLVVEMNEKNGGRHQTFVVENEDLVQAETINELRVR; encoded by the coding sequence ATCAGAAAAGTAATGATGATGTTTGCCCTTATGACGGGCATTGTCTGTGCAGGACACGCACAGGAAGTGAAAAACGACAGCACCGCCACCACGAAGGCGGAGGAGCTGAAACTGGTAAAGGACGTCTATCCGCAGACGGAGGAGGACGGCGACCTGTATCACGGACTGACCAGAAAACTGATGTTTGACCGCATGATACCGCCGCACGGTCTGGAGGTCACGTATGACAAGACGGTGCATATCCTGTTTCCCTCGGCAGTGCGCTATGTGGACTTGGGTTCTCCCAACCTCATAGCGGGCAAGGCTGACGGTGCGGAGAACGTCATCCGCGTGAAGGCGACGGTAAGAAACTTCCGCACGGAGACGAACATGAGCGTCATCACGGAGGACGGGTCCTATTATTCGTTCAACGTGAAATACGCCGATGAACCGCTGCTGCTCAATGTGGAGATGAAGGACTTCATCCATGACGGCAGCACGGTGAACCGCCCGAACAACGCGCAGGAAATCTATCTGAAGGAACTGGGAAGCGAAAGCCCCATGCTGGTGCATCTCATCATGAAGTCGCTGCACAAGGAGAACAAGCGCAAGGTGAAGCACATCGGCTGCAAGCGTTTCGGCATCCAGTATCTGCTGAAAGGGATATATGTCCACAACGACCTGCTGTACCTGCACACGGAGATAAAGAACCAGAGCAACGTGCCGTTTGACGTGGACTACATCACGTTCAAGATTGTGGACAAGAAGGTGGCGAAACGAACCGCCATCCAGGAACAGGTGCTGTTTCCGCTCCGTGCGTACAACTATGCGGTGCGTGTGGCCGGGAAAAAGTCCGAGAGCACGGTGTTCTGCCTGCAGAAGTTCACCATCCCCGACGGCAAGCAGCTGGTGGTGGAAATGAACGAGAAGAACGGAGGGCGTCATCAGACGTTTGTCGTGGAGAACGAAGACCTGGTACAGGCTGAAACCATCAACGAACTGCGTGTACGATGA